A section of the Drosophila bipectinata strain 14024-0381.07 unplaced genomic scaffold, DbipHiC1v2 scaffold_165, whole genome shotgun sequence genome encodes:
- the LOC122321171 gene encoding histone H1-like: MSDSAVATSASPVAAPPAPAEKKVAAKKATGSAATKAKKTAAPPSHPPTQQMVDASIKNLKERGGSSLLAIKKYITATYKCDAQKLAPFIKKYLKSAVANGKLIQTKGKGASGSFKLSASAKKEPKPKPSSVEKKTKSKKVSTKKTGATTKKAAGAADKKPKTKKAVATKKTAEKKKPEKAKAKDAKKSGTVKAKTVATKVKPSSAKPKAAKAPKAKPAASAKPKKTVKKAPAPTTAKKPKAKTTAAKK; encoded by the coding sequence atgtcTGATTCAGCAGTAGCTACATCCGCGTCTCCTGTGGCAGCTCCACCGGCGCCGGCTGAGAAGAAAGTAGCAGCCAAAAAGGCAACTGGATCTGCTGCCACAAAAGCGAAGAAGACCGCAGCACCACCATCGCATCCGCCAACTCAACAAATGGTAGACGCTTCAATTAAGAATTTGAAGGAGCGTGGGGGCTCCTCGCTTCTAGCAATCAAGAAGTACATCACTGCCACATACAAGTGCGATGCTCAGAAACTGGCTCCTTTCATCAAGAAGTACCTGAAGTCTGCTGTGGCCAATGGTAAGCTGATCCAGACGAAGGGAAAGGGTGCTTCTGGTTCCTTTAAATTATCGGCTTCAGCCAAAAAGGAGCCCAAGCCGAAGCCTTCTTCTGTtgagaaaaaaactaaaagcaagAAGGTATCGACCAAGAAGACCGGAGCCACGACTAAGAAGGCCGCGGGAGCTGCCGACAAGAAgccgaaaactaaaaaagccgTGGCTACCAAGAAGACAGCTGAAAAGAAGAAACCCGAGAAGGCCAAGGCAAAGGACGCTAAGAAGTCTGGTACCGTTAAGGCTAAAACAGTAGCAACAAAAGTGAAGCCATCATCGGCGAAACCAAAGGCAGCTAAAGCCCCAAAGGCTAAACCAGCTGCATCCGCTAAGCCCAAGAAGACggtaaagaaagcaccagctcCTACTACCGCAAAGAAGCCGAAAGCTAAGACCACggcagcgaaaaaataa
- the LOC122321176 gene encoding histone H3, whose amino-acid sequence MARTKQTARKSTGGKAPRKQLATKAARKSAPATGGVKKPHRYRPGTVALREIRRYQKSTELLIRKLPFQRLVREIAQDFKTDLRFQSSAVMALQEASEAYLVGLFEDTNLCAIHAKRVTIMPKDIQLARRIRGERA is encoded by the coding sequence atggctCGTACAAAGCAGACTGCTCGTAAATCGACTGGTGGCAAGGCCCCACGCAAACAACTGGCTACAAAGGCCGCACGTAAAAGTGCGCCAGCCACCGGAGGAGTAAAGAAGCCCCATCGCTATCGCCCCGGAACTGTGGCTCTCCGTGAGATCCGTCGCTACCAGAAGAGTACTGAGCTGTTGATCCGTAAACTGCCATTCCAGCGGTTGGTGCGTGAAATAGCTCAGGATTTCAAGACAGATTTGCGCTTCCAGAGCTCTGCTGTGATGGCTTTGCAGGAAGCTAGCGAAGCCTATCTGGTTGGTCTGTTTGAAGATACCAATTTGTGCGCCATCCATGCTAAGCGTGTTACTATTATGCCCAAAGACATCCAGCTGGCCCGTCGTATCCGTGGAGAGCGCGCTTAA
- the LOC138927065 gene encoding histone H4, with translation MTGRGKGGKGLGKGGAKRHRKVLRDNIQGITKPAIRRLARRGGVKRISGLIYEETRGVLKVFLENVIRDAVTYTEHAKRKTVTAMDVVYALKRQGRTLYGFGG, from the coding sequence atgacTGGACGCGGTAAAGGTGGCAAAGGTCTGGGAAAAGGTGGCGCTAAGCGTCATCGCAAAGTCTTGCGTGATAACATCCAGGGTATTACGAAGCCAGCTATCCGTCGTTTGGCTCGTCGTGGCGGTGTGAAGCGCATCTCTGGTCTTATCTACGAGGAAACTCGTGGAGTTCTAAAAGTGTTTTTGGAGAACGTAATTCGCGATGCTGTCACCTACACCGAACACGCCAAAAGGAAGACCGTGACGGCCATGGATGTTGTTTATGCCCTGAAGAGACAAGGACGCACTCTATACGGCTTTGgcggttaa
- the LOC122321188 gene encoding histone H2B, giving the protein MPPKTSGKAAKKAGKAQKNITKNDKKKKRKRKESYAIYIYKVLKQVHPDTGISSKAMSIMNSFVNDIFERIAAEASRLAHYNKRSTITSREIQTAVRLLLPGELAKHAVSEGTKAVTKYTSSK; this is encoded by the coding sequence atgccgccgaaaaccagtggaaaggcagccaagaaggctggcaaagctcagaaaaatataaccaagaacgataagaagaagaagcgcaaGAGGAAGGAAAGCTATGCCATCTACATCTACAAGGTTCTGAAGCAGGTCCACCCTGACACTGGAATTTCGTCTAAAGCTATGAGTATAATGAACAGCTTCGTGAACGATATCTTTGAGCGTATTGCTGCTGAGGCATCGCGTCTGGCGCATTACAACAAGCGCTCGACCATCACCAGTCGGGAAATCCAAACGGCTGTTCGCCTTCTCCTGCCTGGAGAGTTGGCCAAGCACGCCGTCAGTGAAGGAACCAAGGCTGTCACCAAGTATACAAGCTCCAAGTAG
- the LOC138927079 gene encoding histone H2A, which yields MSGRGKGGKVKGKAKSRSNRAGLQFPVGRIHRLLRKGNYAERVGAGAPVYLAAVMEYLAAEVLELAGNAARDNKKTRIIPRHLQLAIRNDEELNKLLSGVTIAQGGVLPNIQAVLLPKKTEKKA from the coding sequence atgtctggcCGTGGCAAGGGTGGAAAAGTGAAGGGAAAGGCAAAGTCCCGATCGAATCGTGCTGGTCTTCAGTTTCCCGTTGGACGTATTCACCGTCTGCTCCGCAAAGGCAACTATGCTGAACGCGTTGGTGCCGGCGCTCCTGTTTATCTGGCTGCCGTTATGGAATACCTGGCAGCTGAAGTTCTCGAGTTAGCTGGCAATGCTGCCCGTGACAACAAGAAGACTAGGATCATTCCCCGTCATCTGCAGTTGGCCATTCGCAATGACGAGGAGTTGAACAAGCTGCTCTCTGGTGTCACCATTGCTCAGGGTGGCGTTCTGCCCAACATCCAGGCTGTCCTGTTGCCAAAGAAGACCGAGAAGAAGGCTTAA